TGTTACAAAGGATGGTCCTCTCAAAGAACTCGCTGTGGGACGAagggaaagaaacacagtctGACTCACACAGGCGCCGTGTATGCAGGATAAAGTTGGCCTTTATCATGCATTGCCCCACATGCAACAGGTCCGATAGAAACACAGAAATATCACACAGGACGGATTCAAACTGAGAAATGTGCAGAACCTTGGTGATCCAACAACGCAACGGGCATATAAATCTGAATTGTTGAAAACAACTTATAAATGCAATACAACCCAATAAGGTCTGTATCTAAAACctgaaaaactaaatatatagAACTCTTATTAGCTTTAATGATAAGTCTTTTTCTGAGGAGGACTGAATAGAGAGCCAAGAACTAGATGGGCAACATCCTACAAAGTGTTGGCCATCCAGTTCTTGGGTCTCCTTTACATCAGTTGACAGGAACGTCTGGTCTCGTCCGTATGCAACACAATGCTGAGCTCAAAGGAGAAATATAGAACGGTCCTTGGACATCATGTTTTACATCCAATACCAAGAACACTCGTAAATCAATGAGGCTGCTGAATAGCTCGAAGAAAGATCTAGATGTCTCCTGGCACTGCTAAGGGTCAAAGCATGAGGTTTTGGTCACCATGGATTCCATATTAGGCACTGGCTGATTACCTGGTAGAACCAGGTTTATAAAAGTTCTGGACTCAGAACCACTAACCACTCAACTCACTCCATTTCAAATCCTTGTCATGAGACTCCAGAGAAGGTTGGCAGAAATGCCCCACCTGTCGCTTCGCattgccagtcagctggcttaAAGAAGACTATCCTACTCATTTCCCTTTACTTAAAACAAATAcagctgtttttcattttaatctgcgattattttacatttatcaataaGACCATCTACTCTATCTTTGTGCAAACATGACGGTTTACACTCCATGTTAAATTAGTGTGGAAATCTCAACTCAAGCCAGTACCTGGTGTTGGTTTGATCTTTAACCTCTTAACACCTGAAAACTTTAGTCCAAACACAGGCTTTtagacacttaaaaaaaaaaaaggttaaacagATCAGTTGATCTTCAAACATATGTTTGATCAATTGTCAACCTGATTAACAGAGCtgtcagtaaaaagaaaaatatacctCTGAAGAGAAACTGATCATTTCAGGCATCAAAACATCTATATTCAGACTACAATTATTGGTCTTAAGTCTTTAAGCAGCGTTCTAAGACTGAAGATGCATCTATAGCAGCTGACATAGACAAGACATTTCACAGGACTGGGGATATATAAGCTGCTGATAGGAACTTTAAAAATTCCATGGTGATCATTGGGACTGAATCTGGGCATTTCCATTTGTAAATTATGGCCCACTTTCAattgtatatttattaaaagaaactaaaacaaTAGAACTTATAGAAATAAACGGTCCACTTGTTAAGTgtccttttcatattttctctgctatatatatatatatatatatatatatatatatatatatatatatgtgtgtgtttttttttataagagcTGCCAATaaccttgtttaaaaaaagagtcaagTCTTACAAAGTGCGTTTGCACAGATGATTAGGACTTGTTATTGTGTTATACCTCatgagtttgttttgtttttttagttctgtAGCACCTCAGCGAATACCTGGTTTTCTCTACCAATCCTTTCAGACAGCACTGCAATACAAGTTTGCGTATTTTTGTGGCGTAACGGAAATCCAAAACGAAGAAAGACATTCTTATCTGCTGCCTGTCTGACTTAATGGTTCAGTTTCACGACGCATTGGGTTTTCACTCAGAACTTGGAACCTGAAATGAACAGAAAGGTCCCCAGAAGTGAGACAATCGGATGGGAAAGTTGTAGGATTCTCACAAACCCTTtactcaaaatccaatatggctgccttgTGACAGTCACAGTTAAAAGTTTCTTTGATTacaaaaatattcttaaatgtttttcgCAAACCGTATTATAGAGCCTTGTTTACGGACCATGAGCTAATGTGTTTAAAAGTGCAAAGTGTATCAAACTACTTCATCATTCATTTGTGCGGTTAGTGGCAGTTGTCTTGCTCACTACATCCCACTGCTTTCTGACCCTGGAACTAGATCGTGACTAAATTAAGTTTGATATCGTTCACAGAGAGGCGCCATTAGAGGATATTTTCGCAATTATTCATACAAGTGCCCTTTAAGTGTTTGTGAGAGGCGCAGCGTGACGATGTGAAGTGCAACAGAGACCGAACCGTCTCTGTGGGCTAAACTCTCCGAGCTAAGCCCTGATAGCTAACCAGGCTACAAGTCCCTTTAGCTAGCCAAGCGTACACCTGCCCCGCTCCTACAGCCTCGAGGAGCGCTTACTGTCTGATTCAAACTACAATAACCTACCGTCGGAGGGCCacttagttaaaaaaaaaaaaaaacacttttcatttgATTTTATAATAAAGTTagcttttatgttttgtgtGGAAGTTTGACTGTTAGTCGTAGAACACTTCAAACTTACTTCAAACGGTTTTCGGAGTCGAGGCGGCTACTTACTCGTAGGTCCTGAAGACTTCGTGGGTGATTTTACAGAGAAACACTTCTTCCTCCGGCCGCAGATCGGCCGGAGGTTTCTGTCGGATGAAGGGCTTTCTGTGGAGCAGCGGCATCTCTTCGCTCCGCTTTCCACTCTGAAAGAAAGAGGAGCGAAACCGGGTCACTCTCCGCCACCAATTCAAAACGCCAAAACTCCAGCGGAACGTCTCAACTAAAAGCCCAGAGGTGGAGCAGAGCCCCGGCTAGAAAGTGGCAGAAGCCCGAAGAAGCAGCggcagtgaggaggaggaggaggaggaggtgagcgGGTCTTTTGTTACACGCGCCCATAATCCTGGCCGCATGGAAACGCTCCTCTTCATTATCTCCCAGCCGACACACTCAACTCTGAGCCAAGCCCGACACAAAGCTCACAACTTCAGTCTTCGACACCCAGTACGCCGAAAAAAAGCCACAGAAAGCCAAAGAAACGGCCGGTCATTACCAAGTTGTGAAACGATGAAGCGATAACAGGCGGTCCGAAACGAGGAGGAAGAAGTCCGGGCTAATCCGTCTCACTGGCGGCTTGTTGACGAAGTTTTCATCCACTTCACGGACCCACGGTCAGCTGGGAAATTTCAGTGTTCGCCtacacttgttttatttttttttttagtgttaaGAAAGGGGAAGTCGGCAGCTAATCGTGCAACAGCAGGGTGCACTTTCGTCAAGTCGAGAACAAAGTATTCCTTAGTTCTTTTAAACATGTCGCACCACCTTCGTGAAAGAGTTTGCACGTTAGagaagatttttgcactttttttgctGGTTATCTCTCTTAGTTTGGTTAACTTTCAATCATTTTGACAAATCAATAATAAGATAGGGGCgaaaaaataaagtctgaaCCCTGCCAATGATAGTAATTATATAGTATAATTAGTAATTACAAATTATAAACAGAACCGACCCTAAAGAAAAGTAGGCCATTAGGAGAATAGAATTTGAGGACCTGCTTCCATTTAGCTCATTAGGTACCACTGAGCTTTATTTGTCcatccttgattttttttcttcctgttctacatttaaaattatttttctttttcccccccagaatTGGCTAGTGAGGTGTCCATATCTTAAATTGACGGCAGGAGAGACTACTTATGGGTAGTATAATTGAGATCATAGAATTATAACTATTTTATAGCAATGTCTCCAATCATTTCCTAACTACATAATCTCACATTTTCAACATGCATCCAACTGCATTGTCGAAGTTATTTCTAAGTTGTTTCATATAatcttttaaatataattttactttttgactCATTAGTAATTCTTGTTTTATATAAACTGTTTATGTGATCACTTGGTGTTACTTCACTGATAGAAAGCATAGGTATATGTTCTAGACGTGTATGTTCAGTGTTATAGAATAatttttattgaaagaaaagTGGAATGATGCTAAAACAGCAGTAATTAATGTCTTTGCAAATGATAAAAAAGGAGCCCAGTTTATGAGAGACCAATCTGGCAAAATATggccgcttttttttttaattgatttccATGTCTCCACATGGTGTTTGTAAATATTGTCACAAATTTAAACTCAATAGAAATGGGTAATAATTAAGCTTAGTGTACATAAATTTCTCTTAGTTCTTTGGTTACGATTAAGTTCTGAAGCAATGCAACATCACCAACAAATTAATAGAAAATTTTACAGTGTCCTGTTGGAAAATACATAGATATGCTGGATAATTGAGCCCTCTCTTTATTCATACCAATGTTCTTGTGCAGAACTGAAAGAAGGACCAGTCCTCTTGTATAGCTTTTGGCCATAACTGTAGACAGAAGAGTGAGGTAATTTCTTTAAGTTCTTAAAGGCTGATGGTATTTCCGAATAAAGTACCTCTTGTATTTGGGCCTTTTCGgcctctctctcttctcctgTTGGAGAACCAGAAACTGatttttgctgaacatttttcaaaatggcTGAATTTGCATCACAGAAAGGAATGAGGAGATAATTTATCTGGAAGAGCTGCAAGCAGGGATGCACTAGTGTATTCCTTCTTGGAGCGTTTTCAGGATAACAGGTTAGGTGCTGAGATACGTTAGTGCTACCtttaaactaaaagcaagtCACAGACAGCTTTCATACCAGCAACAACAAACTGCACAAGCATCGTTTAGGGAGATATTTAAAGTCATACTCTGCAATAAAGACTAAATAaaagaaccaaaataaaataatactaataaaaaggaaaagagaagCATAAATAACCTCATGCTGCCTCCGGTTATCTATTTCTGAACCTGGAAACAGGTCCCTGATGTAACAGAGTGCTGATATGCTCTCTGGCTTTTAGCATCAAGTCTAGTCGAGCTCTGAACTCTGACCTTTCCTGTTTGTGGACACCCTCATTGAGAAGCATTAGGATTAGGCCCCTTTGAAGGAGGCTAGATTTCTACTGATATCAAGACTTGAGAAAAGAGAAGGATTCCTGTCAAATCAACCTGCTGACTCAGACCCTGTTTGACCCCAGGCTAATCCTCGTTATCAAATCTAACCAGTGAGCGCTGTGGTTAATCAGCTAACTCTGAAAGGCCCAGCAGTTGACAACCACTTCTATAGAGATACTACATACACTAGCTGGGAATAAATGTCCCAATCAAGAGTGGGTGggattcaaaataaaatgaataaaaataagaaaaagaagcGATAGATGAGGGGGATGGAAGAACCagttcagaaccagaatcaTCGTAAATCCAGCAAGAGGGgctctctgtctctttttttgtgttaagaagagcaatttttccagaagtttcagGACCATCTtcccttttattctgaaattcttTAGATGGCACCCACTTTGTCCTCTACTGGGATCTACAGAGTGACTCCAGGAGGGAGTTGAAACTAATTCACCTTAAAACCTGAGCtcaagcctttattttattACCCAGTCAGGaactaaaaatgtgttttccttttgcaaTGGGGAACGCAGACCCTGCACTTCCTTTCCTGTTTCTCTTAGACGCTGTTTTTCAGTACTAAGATGTCCAGTATCAaagctcactgcagtggcttcTGTTAAATCTCCACTCCGGCAATTTGCAATTTCCTAGCCGCAAAATTTCACACGCAAGACACTTTTattattacataaaatataCCATTGGGAAGACATAAATCAACCTCTGTAAACAAGCTCATATAAACAAATGCTAGATAATGGTGGCGTCTTTTATAAATTGTAATGTACTtgatgttgcaaaaaaaagtaaGGATTTAAAAGCTGCAAAGTAAGAACCATTCAAAGCATGATTAACAGTTTTTTAATGACACCATTGTGGAATAATCTTTTCTACAGCAGTGCTTTTTAGACAAGTTTGGTTCCATTTAGAAATATAaagaattaaaacagaaaactaaattgATGTAACTGTAGTAAGACCCACATGGTAACGTTCGCTATATTTAATAAATGCAGAAGTCACGTTTTCGTTTTAAGGTTGGAGCTGCAAAGGAACCTCTGACATGCAAAGTTGACATTCTGACTTCAGTTTATCTGGGAACTGGGAGATTCTGAAACCAGACCACAAACGACCACATTAAGAACGCAGATCCAAACCACCATAGCTTCACACCTTTTAAACAGCTTCCAGTAAGATCTGGACCCCACTGGTTCAGAGCTTTACACGTTCCTGACAGGCGGAGCACTGAGGCTGGATGATCTACACCAGGTGTTTCATTCTGTAGTCACCTGATCCACTACAGGTGAGTTTTATCTCCATTCACATGTTCATGTGACTTGTTTTGTAGTCATACGTTTCATTCAAAGGAGCTCTGTGTGCAGTCACATGACTGGAAGACAGGTTTCTGTCTGGAGTAACACGTCGTCCTCCTGGTGGATCTGCTGGCATCAAACCACCCTGTACAGATGAATCTGTCTGAGGTCCTCTGGGTCTGTATCCCTGCCCAGGTAGACATTGTAGTCCACAGGAAGCTCCTCTACCCAGCCTGCTGGTAGTGGTACCTGAAGGACACACAAAGGAAACCCTCAGGACCAGTTACAGTGTCTCGTGTGTAGATCCCTCCGATCTAAACAACCTATGTATCAATCAAAAACGCCGCTGGTCAGTTCCCCCCATCTGTACCTCTGTAGTGTTggtcatttctttcatttcttttatggACACGAAATGGCGCTGCTCTGTATGCAAGTTTCATTTCAACTATGCATCAAACTGTACACACTAGGACCTCATTCCCCCTTTTAATGACTGCTGAATTAAAGGtaatttgtataaaaaaataaagatatctagTTTTATAACTCAAATGAGAATCTATTGCTACAGCTGGACACtgagaaaaagttattttttttgttgatgttaTATAGATTCATGACTGTAAAAtattcaagcctttatttcttgtaattttgataattatggcttacagaaaATGAATACCATAAATTATTTGCTGAGTTTCACATAGCTAGTTAAGATTCTGCTATAAAAGCTGATCCAGAACCGAaccatttttaaagaaagacccaaaaaaaaaacagccattcTCAATGGTTGACTGTGAATAGGAGCAGAGCTTGACTTTGAGTTTTTGAGTTTGCTACAAACTGAACCATCTCCTGGTGTTTTTCAGGTGGCCAGCACTGACTTTACCTGCAGAGCATCCAGACTCTCCTGCAATCTGGGAACAGTAACCAGCAGAGATCCTCTTTTCCTGAAGGCCTTCATGATGAACTTCCAGGCTCTGTACAGAGACGGGGGGGGCAGGAATTCATTTTAGCATGTGCACTACAGTTGGCATTTTCTGGAAAAGTCCTGTTGGTTCTCAGAATGATTACCCAGTTTGCTCGCTGGGCTCCATGAAGTACTCAAAGACATTGTTCATGATCAAAACATCCGtgccctgcagcagaacctcttGAGTGCAGACGTTTGCATGGAGAACCTGCAGAGGTCAAAGGGTTTTTATTAAAGGTGTGTGAGCGCTGGAGCAAAGCTGAGGAACGTTCAGACACAAACCTGCACTCTGTCAGCCATTCTGTATTTGTGGAGCATGTCGTTCTGCAGCCTGACAAAGTCCTCGCTGAGCTCCAGTCCAACGAGCCGAGAGGCTGAACTGTAGACATAACCCTGAACACACATGATATATTAACAATAAACGGCCAGTGGGACTGAACTGTGACCATCATGGGTTTGGATTCTTCCCCAATTTCCTTGTTTTctgacacagaaaaaaaaagacacataagtGTTTCGTGGTTGGAAACAAAAGGGTTTCACCTTGTAAAAGAGAGATCACGGCGTGAGTGATCAGTCTGCATCTGTTAACTTTCTGGAGGAAACATTCAAACTAACAATCTCTGGTATCAAGTCAGATCTTAAGCACTGTCATTTTCAAGCTCTCCCTGTTGAACATGCTTTCATTTATGTGTCATGAAACCTCTTAGACTAGACTGCtcattttaaagtttgttaGATGAATACCCTCGTTCCAGTGTTGGAAAACGTCATTGTCTACGGACAGATTAAATGTCATGGACATGTCATTTTGGTTGCTCCCAGATTACATCAGTGAGCCCCCAAAAACTTGACCAATGCCTTTCACTGTGGGGATAATCAACGCAAAAAAAACTATCACtacaaaaatggaaaattaaCATGATTTCAGTTCTTTATATGGGAAGATTGAGGTTTAAAAAACTGAATTCAACTTCAAAGTTTTGAAGATCTGGAGTCTTTCCTTgattttttaactaaaaaaaaaaaaaaaaaaacgacccaATTTTTATACAGAAATATAGAAACAAAGTCATATAAACAGATTGacatttacacacatttcaGTCCCATCCTACTTTAGGTACAAAGCAGTCAATTCCCTTTGTAATGGCAGATGTAAGAAGTTACGGTCAGAGAGGGATTTTGATGGAGAACCAGAGTAACAGGATTATAGTTAACGTCATGTTTATAACACTGGCAGTAAACTTgcctttgttcttttgtttataTAAATTTAAAGTCAATTTCAACTCCCAAGCTCTTCTGCATCATAGTGTGTATCTTTCGAGTTTAATTTATGATTTGCTGCTAttcactgaaaacaaacaaacggaTCTGCAGTTCTGCACACAAACTACTAAATATGATTGAACTGAGTTCACCTTATTTAGACTTTTTGAGACTAAATTATATAGGGGCCTTCTTCAAGTAGCCTCATTCCATGAAAACATGTGGTACATCATACCTGTTAGTAATATAGAGTgaaatacaccccccccccaattaAAATAGTGTTGCATCAAAGTTACAGtgtatttaaactttttcaagGCAACattactaacaaaataattaataaatctaAACTGTATTCCCAGTAAGTTTGGGAGCAAATACTTAGACACAAAAACATGTCCCCAAGAGTTCAGGAACTTTTCTTAATACTCATTTAAAGAGGGGCACTGACTATACAGGAACTTTGtctggcattaaaaaaaaaattctgtcatGTTTGCATAGCGCTAAGACAAACTCTGACCCCATAAAGCACAGCTCCTAGCCTGGAACCAACGTCCACCACAGTCCGACCACTGAGGTCTGGCAGAACGTTCTGGAACAGGAACTGAAGCTCTGACATTGAGAATGAGTGTGAGATGAAatctgcagaagaagaaaacaacagtAAACATCGGGGTTTACATAGATGTTCATTTTTACAGCACCCACCACCCAGGAGTTGTAGGCCGGGCCTCGGGTTCTATTCGTTTCAACCCCTCATCTGTTCCTACTTTTGCAGTTTCAAATGGTTTCATACCTCGCTTTTTAAGCAATGACAAGGAGACAATCTATGCTGACAACAAGGAAGTTTCATTCCTGCTTtgataaccctaaccctttctGTTTCTAGCCTGGACACAGCAATGGACCAAAGAAAAGCATTATTCAGTGAATAGCTGAACGGTCCTTGAGGCCTTCTTCAGTTCCTCCCTATATGCTGGAATGTGCTGCTAAGAATATTTGAGTTGAAAGAAGTGTTTCCCGGATCTTCGATGTGAGAGATTCAGTAATGAAGAAGACTTCAGGACAGTTGAGAAAATCCTGTTAGCTCCAGCATTTTATCCTCCTCAGACAAAAATCGTTCTGGCTGCAAACCACGGGAGAGCTTCCATAACACTGACAGTGGTCTGCAGGTGCATCTGCACCGTTAACAGTGGAGCTTGATTGATAAGGTCCCTGCGTAGGACTACTTCTTATCCAGGTTATCCCTTCCTTTCTGCCCAATGGCCCAACTGATGGAGCACTGGGTCATAAGGCAAAAGTGATAACCAAGTGACTTGAAGGTTGAAGCTTGATCCATGGTCAGAAAACTCTAAAGATCAACTTTTTGAAATTCTTTAGACTTCAATTTAATCTGACATGCTACATAATGAAAAACAAGAGCTATATTTACACAGACAAAATCAACTAAAATGTGtctataacaaaatatttttaaactcaACTGTACATAATTATTTTATGTCTTAGTTATCTCTGGACCTAACCtgaaattttcctttttctgatcATTGTGTGCCTATAAACACTAAACGTTCCAGCGACATGTGTGTGCCTGGCGATCAAGCAGACAGATGTGTTCCTACCGAGGGGCGCAGTCCTGAGGGACCCACAGCTGAGACAGTAGTTCCTGCTCATGGCCCCTTCCTGACACAGAGAATCCACCTGCTCGTCGCTGTACAGGAAGCTGTCCACGTGAACTGTGGGCCTTTCCCGCATCTgcatctaaaaaagaaaagacaacagCTCCTTCAGGATTATCAGCAGTGTATATCTAATATGTAAACTCTGAAGCTGAATGTTCAAAACACGCCATCAGTCAGGTAGAAGACACATGTGGTGGCCATgcggtggggtggggtggggtgggggggttactGCACCCTTACGCCACACACACCAGGCTGTTGAGGGCGGGGCTCTGTCCAGATCCTTGACTCTGACATTGGCTGACACTGCCACTAGGGCGTTGCTGGCAGCAGGTGGCCCCCATTTGTTTTGGTGAGTGAGCGAGATACTTTGTTGACTGTGGATGAGGCTGGGGCTTGGTGTCCTCTGGGCTGCTCATGTGGCTTCTGGCAGAGGGGGATTGGGGGCTTTCCCCCTCATTACCACTGCTTACTACTGCACCCACCTGCTCATGGGGTGCAGGAGGCAGTGCGGCACATGCTGACCCAGCTGGCAGGCCTGTCCTCTCACTGGGTCTCTGCTGGAGGTTTGGGCATGCGAGGTTCTGGATTCTGCAACCGGCAGGGTTGGTAGGCTGTGGCCCCGGTTCCTGGGGGCCTCTGGTCCATGGCTGTGGGGGCTCCGTTTCGGGCTCTCCTCTGGGTGCTGTCCCTGTGGTGGGATGTATATCCGTGGAGCTGTTGGTTTCCTGGGACTATGTGTCCTCTGTGTTTGCTTCTGATGCCTGGAGGGGGATGGTAGTGGCCCTGTGCACCCATCCAAGGGCACAATT
This Fundulus heteroclitus isolate FHET01 chromosome 19, MU-UCD_Fhet_4.1, whole genome shotgun sequence DNA region includes the following protein-coding sequences:
- the zgc:109986 gene encoding uncharacterized protein zgc:109986, with the protein product MDFGEARMKLRELLGSVNPSELPNLLDWMRNSDELDQLLVDNNKVILQSIAEDLRARLPIDAMLPSETAAQNKMQMRERPTVHVDSFLYSDEQVDSLCQEGAMSRNYCLSCGSLRTAPLDFISHSFSMSELQFLFQNVLPDLSGRTVVDVGSRLGAVLYGGYVYSSASRLVGLELSEDFVRLQNDMLHKYRMADRVQVLHANVCTQEVLLQGTDVLIMNNVFEYFMEPSEQTGAWKFIMKAFRKRGSLLVTVPRLQESLDALQVPLPAGWVEELPVDYNVYLGRDTDPEDLRQIHLYRVV